The following are from one region of the Saccharomyces kudriavzevii IFO 1802 strain IFO1802 genome assembly, chromosome: 12 genome:
- the AFG2 gene encoding AAA family ATPase AFG2 (similar to Saccharomyces cerevisiae AFG2 (YLR397C); ancestral locus Anc_4.259), producing MAPKSSSSSSKKKSTAGSGNADPKFKLPAEFITRPHPSEDHEEETCTAYIHPNVLSALGVNPGSFCTISKVGENGILVIAKADNEETHPVNVITLSNTIRSVGNIILGDRLELKKAQVQPPYATKIAIGSLQECNILECIDEKVIQKLLNDSGIIMPGMIFRNLKTKTGDGSIDVVITDTSDGSLPDVSQLDLNSDEVYGSSNGQYYLSPPFIFRKGSTHIAFTKEMQASRKYNLPEPISYAAVGGLNKEIESLKSAIEIPLHQPTLFSSFGVSPPRGILLHGPPGTGKTMLLRVVANTSNAHVLTINGPSIVSKYLGETESALREIFNEARKYQPSIIFIDEIDSIAPNRANDDSGEVESRVVATLLTLMDGMGAAGRLIVIAATNRPNCVDPALRRPGRFDQEVEIGIPDVDARFDILTRQFSKMSPDRHALNLEEIKHIASKTHGYVGADLTALCRESVMKTIQRGLGLDADIDKFSLIVTLKDVESAMVDIRPSAMREIFLEMPKVYWSDIGGQDELKTKMKEMIQLPLEASETFARLGISAPKGVLLYGPPGCSKTLTAKALATESGINFFAVKGPEVFNKYVGESERAIREIFRKARSAAPSIIFFDEIDALSPVRDGGSTSAANHVLTSLLNEIDGVEELKGVVIVAATNRPDEIDGALLRPGRLDRHIYVGPPDANARLEILKKCTKKFNTEGSGVDLQELAARTKGYSGAEVVLLCQEAGLAAIMEDLDVTKVEFRHFEKAFKGIARGITPEMLLYYEEFALRSGSSS from the coding sequence ATGGCTCCTAAATCCAGTTCATccagttcaaaaaaaaagtcgaCTGCAGGTTCTGGCAATGCTGATCCAAAATTCAAACTGCCTGCTGAATTCATCACTAGACCGCACCCCTCAGAGGACCATGAAGAGGAAACGTGTACAGCGTATATTCATCCAAACGTATTATCTGCACTAGGGGTGAATCCGGGATCTTTTTGTACCATCAGCAAAGTCGGTGAGAATGGAATCTTGGTAATAGCGAAAGCGGATAATGAGGAAACACATCCTGTCAACGTCATTACTCTTTCTAATACTATACGGTCTGTTGGAAATATTATTCTTGGTGATCGCCTagaattaaaaaaagcTCAAGTACAACCACCTTACGCCACGAAAATTGCAATAGGGTCCCTACAAGAGTGTAATATTTTGGAATGCATCGACGAAAAAGTAATTCAGAAACTACTAAATGATAGCGGCATTATAATGCCTGGAATGATTTTTCGCAActtaaaaacaaaaacaggCGATGGAAGCATTGATGTTGTCATTACTGATACGAGTGATGGTTCGTTGCCCGACGTCAGCCAATTAGATCTTAACTCGGACGAAGTATACGGTAGTTCAAATGGTCAATATTATCTATCTCCACCTTTTATATTCAGGAAAGGTTCTACGCATATCGCGTTTACCAAGGAAATGCAAGCAAGTCGTAAATATAATCTGCCAGAGCCCATATCCTACGCGGCAGTGGGTGGCTTAAACAAAGAGATagaatcattgaaaagtGCCATAGAAATACCTCTCCACCAACCAACACTGTTTAGCAGTTTTGGCGTTTCTCCTCCTCGAGGCATACTGCTCCACGGCCCCCCAGGTACTGGTAAAACTATGTTGCTAAGGGTTGTGGCAAATACATCTAATGCGCACGTCTTAACTATTAACGGTCCCTCAATTGTCTCAAAATATCTTGGTGAAACCGAATCAGCATTAagggaaattttcaacGAAGCCAGAAAATACCAGCCTtccattattttcattgacGAAATCGATTCGATAGCGCCCAACAGAGCAAACGATGACTCAGGTGAGGTCGAAAGTAGAGTCGTCGCTACATTGTTAACACTGATGGATGGTATGGGTGCTGCTGGTAGATTAATAGTAATTGCTGCTACAAATAGGCCCAACTGCGTCGATCCAGCTTTAAGAAGACCTGGTAGGTTTGATCAAGAGGTTGAAATTGGTATACCAGACGTTGATGCCAGGTTCGACATTTTGACTAggcaattttcaaaaatgtccCCAGATCGTCATGCTTTGAAtttagaagaaatcaagcACATTGCTTCTAAAACGCATGGTTACGTCGGTGCTGACTTAACTGCTCTCTGTAGAGAGTCTGTCATGAAGACTATTCAACGAGGGCTGGGGCTGGATGCAGATATTGACAAGTTTTCCTTAATAGTTACTTTAAAAGACGTGGAAAGTGCAATGGTGGACATTAGGCCTAGTGCAATGAGAGAAATCTTCTTGGAAATGCCGAAAGTTTATTGGTCTGATATTGGCGGCCAAGATGAGCTTAAAAccaaaatgaaagaaatgatACAGTTGCCTTTGGAAGCCTCCGAGACATTCGCCAGATTGGGAATATCTGCGCCGAAGGGTGTTTTACTCTATGGGCCACCGGGATGCTCTAAAACCTTAACCGCAAAAGCTCTGGCTACAGAATCTGgtataaatttttttgctgtgAAAGGTCCTGAAGTTTTTAACAAGTATGTAGGTGAATCTGAAAGAGCTATTAGGGAAATATTTCGTAAAGCACGTTCTGCAGCTCCAAGtattatcttttttgatgagATCGATGCCCTGTCTCCTGTTAGAGACGGGGGTTCCACTTCAGCGGCTAATCACGTATTGACATCTTTACTCAATGAGATTGATGGTGTTGAAGAATTAAAGGgtgttgttattgttgcGGCAACGAATAGACCTGATGAGATTGATGGCGCTCTTTTGAGACCTGGCAGACTAGATAGACACATTTATGTTGGTCCACCCGACGCAAACGCCCGGCTAGAGATCTTGAAGAAGTGCACAAAGAAATTTAACACAGAAGGTTCTGGAGTTGATCTTCAAGAATTGGCAGCCCGTACGAAAGGGTATTCGGGCGCTGAAGTTGTGCTGCTCTGCCAAGAAGCTGGACTGGCTGCTATTATGGAAGATTTAGATGTCACAAAAGTAGAATTCCGtcactttgaaaaagccTTTAAAGGAATTGCAAGGGGTATCACTCCAGAAATGCTCTTATATTATGAAGAGTTTGCTCTTAGAAGCGGTTCATCTTCCTAA
- the SKI2 gene encoding SKI complex RNA helicase subunit SKI2 (similar to Saccharomyces cerevisiae SKI2 (YLR398C); ancestral locus Anc_4.261), translating into MSERLDSSSIQVLYQSLKEITNDAEMELFEDRITKLNFASTNEPKNANDVIKDRFLKPSNILPWNLLDMVQDVPQMNFLDDHSDRLDYKELLKIPNPINRTSYQFKRTGLEGKISGYKEEVNLKEITNANASNSLSITRSINHNKNSVRGSTAQLPFTPGGIPMKSMKTDSEQNGISAMSNATKLLHKDDQGLFDIPEGMKRGIKPVDTAVDNEDQNGQLKELKQLDEIDNELSIKMEIDEEKIKAEENFNKTLSDEIIEEATEETTANNADDAEIDELLPIGIDFGRTKAVQKNVPLKKEWAHVVDLNHKIENFDQLIPNPARTWPFELDTFQKEAVYHLEQGDSVFVAAHTSAGKTVVAEYAIAMAHRNMTKTIYTSPIKALSNQKFRDFKETFDDVDIGLITGDVQINPDANCLIMTTEILRSMLYRGADLIRDVEFVIFDEVHYVNDQDRGVVWEEVIIMLPQHVKFILLSATVPNTYEFANWIGRTKQKNIYVISTPKRPVPLEINIWTKKELIPVINQNSEFLDANFRKHKEILNGDSTKGIPSKSDTGKGGSTARGGRGGGNTRGGRGGRGNSTRGNANRGGSRGAGAMGSNKRKFFTQDGPSKKTWPEIVNYLRKRELLPMVVFVFSKKRCEEYADWLEGINFCNNKEKSQIHMFIEKSITRLKKEDRDLPQILKTRSLLERGIAVHHGGLLPIVKELIEILFSKGFIKVLFATETFAMGLNLPTRTVIFSSIRKHDGNGLRELTPGEFTQMAGRAGRRGLDSTGTVIVMAYNSPLSLATFKEVTMGVPTRLQSQFRLTYNMILNLLRIEALRVEEMIKYSFSENAKETLQPEHEKQIKLLQAELQTIEYKSCEICDDDIEKFLRLMLAYKEATVNLMQEMVKSPSILHVLKEGRLVSFRDNNDCLKLGFIFKVSLKDAVCVIMTFTKSYTLPNGEPNHLIYFPKADGYRKRNFPMFEKTDFYMEEVPVTAIEVITTRKFAAPLGKVMKKDATALSEFKAETNNILEGKTLKEAINIEKQGLKIHQILLDRANMRDEIFGLKSTKCPDLSQHIVPRYKAHVIEEKIKELYHLMSDQNLSLLPDYEKRLAVLKDTGFIDQNHNVLLKGRVACEINSGYELVLTELILDNFLGSFEPEEIVALLSVFVYEGKTREEESPIVTPRLAKGKERIEEIYKKMLGAFGTHQISLTQDEAEFLERKRFAMMNVVYEWARGLSFKEIMEMSPEAEGTVVRVITWLDEICREVKTASIIIGNSTLHMKMSRAQELIKRDIVFAASLYL; encoded by the coding sequence ATGTCTGAGAGACTAGACAGCAGCTCTATACAGGTGCTATATCAATCGTTAAAGGAGATCACTAACGATGCCGAGATGGAGCTCTTCGAAGATCGTATCACCAAATTGAATTTTGCGAGTACTAACGAACCAAAAAATGCTAACGACGTCATAAAAGATAGATTTTTGAAGCCTTCAAATATTCTTCCCTGGAACTTATTAGATATGGTTCAAGACGTACCGCAAATGAACTTCTTAGACGATCATTCTGATAGATTGGACTATAAggaattgttgaaaattccCAACCCAATTAATCGAACGTCATACCAGTTCAAAAGAACAGGCCTTGAAGGTAAAATTTCAGGCTATAAAGAAGAGGTTAATCTGAAGGAAATTACCAATGCCAATGCATCGAATTCGCTATCAATCACAAGAAGTATCAACCATAACAAAAACTCTGTAAGAGGGTCTACAGCACAATTACCTTTCACACCAGGTGGTATTCCCATGAAATCCATGAAAACAGATTCAGAACAAAATGGAATATCCGCAATGTCTAACGCTACCAAGCTTTTACACAAGGATGACCAAGGTTTATTCGATATTCCAGAAGGCATGAAAAGAGGTATCAAACCAGTGGATACTGCCGTTGACAACGAGGATCAAAACGGgcaattgaaagaattgaagcAACTAGACGAAATAGATAACGAATTAAGCATTAAGATGGAAATAGAcgaggaaaaaataaaagcagagGAAAACTTCAATAAAACTCTGTCTGATGAGATTATAGAGGAAGCTACTGAAGAAACAACCGCCAATAATGCTGATGATGCCGAAATCGATGAATTATTGCCAATTGGAATTGACTTTGGCAGAACTAAAGctgttcaaaaaaatgttccGTTAAAAAAGGAGTGGGCCCATGTTGTCGATTTAAACcataaaattgaaaattttgatcaaCTGATTCCCAATCCTGCTAGGACGTGGCCTTTCGAATTAGACACTTTCCAAAAGGAAGCCGTTTATCACCTCGAACAAGGTGACTCCGTTTTTGTCGCCGCTCACACATCTGCTGGTAAAACTGTGGTTGCAGAATATGCAATTGCTATGGCACACAGGAACATGACCAAAACTATTTATACATCGCCTATTAAAGCTCTATCTAATCAAAAATTCCGAGACTTCAAAGAAACTTTTGACGATGTCGACATTGGATTGATCACCGGTGACGTGCAGATTAATCCGGATGCAAATTGTTTAATTATGACGACAGAAATTTTACGGTCGATGCTATATAGAGGCGCCGATCTGATAAGAGACGTTGAGtttgtcatttttgatgaagttcACTACGTCAATGATCAAGACCGTGGTGTTGTTTGGGAAGAAGTTATTATCATGCTTCCTCAGCACGTCAAATTTATCCTACTATCTGCAACTGTTCCTAACACTTATGAATTTGCCAATTGGATCGGAAGGACtaagcaaaaaaatatttacGTTATTTCTACCCCAAAAAGACCGGTTCCACTAGAAATAAACATTTGGACCAAGAAGGAATTGATTCCAGTCATCAATCAAAATTCAGAATTTTTGGATGCCAATTTCAGAAAAcacaaagaaattttaaacGGAGACAGTACAAAGGGAATTCCTTCCAAATCAGATACCGGAAAAGGCGGCTCCACAGCAAGAGGTGGACGCGGTGGAGGTAATACGCGGGGTGGAAGAGGAGGTCGTGGCAATTCAACACGTGGGAATGCTAACCGTGGAGGTTCAAGAGGTGCTGGCGCAATGGGCTCTAATAAACGTAAGTTCTTCACTCAAGATGGCCCTTCGAAAAAAACATGGCCTGAAATTGTTAACTACCtcagaaaaagagaattaCTGCCAATGGTTGTATTTGTGTTCAGTAAGAAGAGATGTGAAGAATATGCCGACTGGCTTGAAGGAATTAACTTCTGCAAcaataaggaaaaatcACAAATTCACATGTTCATCGAAAAGTCGATTACTcgtttgaagaaagaggaTAGAGACTTACCTCAAATTCTCAAAACGAGATCATTACTTGAACGTGGTATAGCCGTACATCATGGTGGTCTATTACCCATTGTCAAAGAGTTGATtgaaatattattttccaaaggTTTCATTAAAGTTTTATTTGCTACAGAAACTTTCGCCATGGGTTTGAACCTTCCCACAAGAACCGTTATTTTCAGTAGCATTCGTAAACATGATGGTAACGGATTAAGAGAATTAACCCCAGGAGAGTTTACCCAAATGGCTGGTAGAGCCGGCAGAAGAGGTTTGGATTCTACCGGTACAGTTATCGTCATGGCGTATAATAGTCCTCTATCTCTTGCTACATTCAAGGAAGTGACAATGGGTGTTCCAACAAGATTGCAATCTCAGTTTAGGCTAACATACAATATGATTTTAAATCTTCTGAGAATCGAAGCATTAAgagttgaagaaatgattAAGTATTCTTTCAGTGAAAACGCCAAGGAAACTTTACAACCCGAACACGAAAAGCAAATCAAATTATTGCAGGCGGAATTACAAACTATAGAATATAAAAGTTGTGAAATATGTGACGATGATATCGAAAAGTTCTTGAGATTAATGTTAGCTTACAAAGAGGCAACAGTAAATCTGATGCAAGAAATGGTCAAATCTCCTTCAATTCTAcatgttttgaaagaggGAAGACTCGTTTCCTTCAGAGACAACAACGATTGTCTCAAATTAGGTTTTATATTCAAAGTTTCCCTGAAGGATGCCGTTTGTGTCATTATGACCTTCACAAAATCGTACACACTTCCAAATGGCGAACCAAATCATTTAATATACTTCCCAAAAGCGGATGGGtacagaaaaagaaattttccGATGTTCGAGAAAACAGATTTTTATATGGAAGAAGTTCCCGTAACAGCTATTGAAGTGATCACAACGCGAAAATTTGCTGCTCCATTGGGTAAGGTTATGAAGAAAGATGCAACAGCTCTAAGTGAATTTAAAGCTGAAACGAATAACATCTTAGAAGGAAAGACACTCAAAGAAGCAATCAATATTGAAAAGCAGGGTTTGAAAATTCACCAGATCTTGCTGGACCGTGCAAACATGAGAGATGAGATATTTGGACTAAAAAGCACCAAATGTCCTGATTTAAGCCAGCATATCGTTCCGAGGTACAAGGCGCATGtaattgaagagaaaatcaaagaattgtATCATTTGATGTCTGACCAAAACTTGAGCCTGCTGCCCGATTATGAAAAGAGATTAGCTGTTCTGAAAGATACTGGATTTATCGATCAAAACCACAACGTCCTATTAAAGGGTAGAGTAGCATGTGAAATCAATTCCGGTTATGAATTAGTTCTGACCGAGTTAATTTTGGACAATTTCTTGGGAAGTTTCGAACCTGAAGAAATAGTCGCCTTATTATCGGTGTTTGTTTACGAAGGCAAAAccagagaagaagaatctcCCATTGTCACACCAAGGCTAGCAAAGGGTAAAGAAAggattgaagaaatctacAAGAAAATGCTTGGCGCATTCGGTACCCACCAAATTTCATTAACTCAGGATGAAGCGGAGTTTttagaaagaaagaggtTTGCTATGATGAATGTCGTGTACGAGTGGGCCCGTGGTTTATcgttcaaagaaattatggAAATGAGCCCTGAAGCTGAGGGTACCGTGGTCAGAGTCATCACATGGTTAGATGAAATTTGCCGTGAAGTTAAGACTGCATCGATTATCATTGGTAATTCTACTTTACACATGAAGATGAGCAGAGCTCAAGAGCTAATCAAAAGAGATATTGTATTCGCTGCAAGTTTGTACCTATAG
- the BDF1 gene encoding chromatin-binding protein BDF1 (similar to Saccharomyces cerevisiae BDF2 (YDL070W) and BDF1 (YLR399C); ancestral locus Anc_4.262): MTDITPVQNDVDVNISNVNGDVSSNLKRHIDQVQGENGNSSNGLAEDKTPVNDELNTKKVKLNGGAFTTAPVQLEENGTVEDSTLAANEENAYNATGVSAKEEQQGLKKKEEGEQGGEQGNFFSNEELKQELPKEAPKEPAPAPPPEPDMNNLPQNPIPKHQQKHALLAVKAVKRLKDARPFLQPVDPVKLDIPFYFNYVKRPMDLSTIERKLNVGAYEFPEQITEDFNLMVNNSIRFNGPNAGISQMARNIQASFEKHMLNMPAKDAAPVVAKGRRSSAQEDAPIVIRRAQTHNGRPKRTIHPPKSKDIYPYESKKPKSKRLQQAMKFCQNILKELVAKRHASYNYPFLEPVDPVSMNLPTYFDYVKEPMDLGTIAKKLNDWEYQTMEDFERDVRLVFKNCYKFNPDGTIVNMMGHRLEEVFNSKWADRPNLDEYDSDEDSRNQGDYEDYESEYSESDIDETIITNPAIQYLEEQLARMKVELQQLKKQELEKIRKERRLARGSKKRGKRSKGRSGSKSASSHGRRDKKNKLKTVVTYDMKRIITERINDLPTSKLERAIDIIKKSMPNISEDDEVELDLDTLDNHTILTLYNTFFRQYESSSGTSNGLDGPSGITRDTSSLSPTSAGSRKRRSKALSQEEQSKQIEKIKNKLAILDSASPLSQNGSPRQAQSTAHNGFSSSSDDDVSSESEEE; the protein is encoded by the coding sequence ATGACCGATATCACACCCGTACAGAACGACGTGGATGTTAACATTAGTAATGTCAATGGCGACGTTTCCAGTAATCTAAAAAGACACATAGATCAGGTTCAGGGTGAGAACGggaattcttcaaatggtCTTGCAGAGGATAAGACCCCCGTCAACGATGAGCTGAATACCAAAAAGGTCAAGCTGAATGGAGGTGCCTTCACCACCGCGCCTGTTCagcttgaagaaaacgGTACGGTAGAAGATTCCACGTTGGCGGCtaacgaagaaaatgcaTACAACGCCACCGGAGTCAGCGCGAAAGAGGAACAGCAGGggctgaagaagaaagaagaaggggAACAAGGTGGCGAACAGgggaatttcttttcaaacgAAGAATTAAAACAAGAACTTCCGAAAGAGGCTCCAAAGGAGCCTGCTCCGGCTCCTCCCCCGGAGCCAGATATGAATAATCTTCCTCAGAATCCAATTCCGAAGCATCAACAGAAACATGCATTGTTAGCTGTCAAAGCCGTAAAGCGCTTAAAGGATGCAAGGCCCTTCTTGCAACCGGTTGATCCGGTGAAGTTGGACATTCCATTTTACTTTAACTACGTTAAGAGACCAATGGATCTTTCTACAATAGAGAGGAAGTTAAACGTCGGCGCTTATGAATTTCCAGAGCAAATCACCGAAGATTTTAATCTCATGGTTAACAACAGTATTAGATTCAACGGTCCAAATGCAGGCATATCACAGATGGCAAGAAACATACAGGCTTCTTTCGAAAAACATATGCTGAATATGCCTGCCAAGGACGCCGCTCCTGTAGTGGCTAAGGGGCGTCGGTCCAGTGCCCAAGAAGACGCTCCAATTGTAATTAGACGAGCTCAAACTCATAATGGAAGGCCAAAAAGAACTATACACCCaccaaaatcaaaggaCATCTATCCGTATGAATCGAAGAAACCCAAGTCTAAACGGCTGCAGCAAGCGATGAAATTTTGTCAGAATATACTCAAAGAATTAGTGGCTAAAAGGCATGCTTCCTATAATTACCCATTTTTGGAACCAGTGGACCCAGTGTCTATGAATTTGCCCACTTATTTTGACTATGTTAAGGAGCCCATGGATTTAGGGACAATCGCTaagaaattgaatgatTGGGAGTATCAAACAatggaagattttgaaagggACGTTAGGCTAGTATTCAAAAACTGCTACAAGTTTAATCCAGATGGCACGATCGTTAATATGATGGGTCATCGTTTAGAGgaagttttcaattccaAATGGGCCGACAGACCTAACTTGGATGAATACGATTCCGATGAAGATTCGAGAAATCAAGGCGACTACGAAGATTATGAATCCGAATATTCAGAGTCCGACATCGATGAAACCATAATAACGAACCCAGCTATCCAATACTTGGAAGAACAACTGGCAAGAATGAAAGTAGAATTGCAACAGttgaaaaagcaagaactggagaaaataagaaaggAAAGGCGGTTGGCACGTGGATCTAAGAAACGTGGTAAGAGATCCAAGGGAAGGAGTGGATCTAAGAGCGCATCTTCTCATGGCAGGCGGGATAAGAAGAATAAACTAAAGACTGTCGTGACTTACGATATGAAACGTATTATCACCGAAAGGATCAATGATTTACCAACTTCAAAGTTGGAAAGAGCTATCGAcataatcaaaaaatctatGCCCAATATTTCTGAAGACGACGAAGTGGAGCTAGATCTTGACACTCTGGATAACCATACTATCTTAACGCTGTACAACACTTTCTTTAGACAATATGAAAGCTCCTCCGGCACCTCCAACGGGCTAGATGGCCCCTCTGGCATTACTCGAGATACTTCATCTTTATCACCTACAAGTGCAGGCagcaggaaaagaagatctAAAGCATTAAgccaagaagaacaaagtAAACagatagaaaaaatcaaaaataaactggCTATCTTAGACAGTGCCTCTCCTTTGAGTCAAAACGGCTCGCCTAGACAAGCTCAAAGCACCGCACACAACGGATTTTCGTCCTcttcagatgatgatgttagtagtgaaagtgaagaagagTAA
- the DUS3 gene encoding tRNA dihydrouridine synthase DUS3 (similar to Saccharomyces cerevisiae DUS3 (YLR401C); ancestral locus Anc_4.264) — protein MEQNTEKRSIAQEGDSSVKRRDTSWSKGIAHLKSEYIVPLSQGAPQQTAVYDEEMSSDRMVGEASGNSGTNKKNRGGRGKKRGQNKNRDNRQVKEQNALCPRLIRGDVSKCSFGDSCRFVHDIKLYLSTKKPEIESGMFLSCPVFSSLGYCPMGFKCRFLSSHLNKEESTLISTKEVDPETQTIWSVKGETNHISPERKLDLIKRRFPFTKSNEVLEIIDSFQQECRDSMKAEEEGDSTPKGKGKDQEFDKESGQPVAPQVEQRIKELSEHRIRQREVYLKYKDTRYFAQEKKPLDLHRKKIISPLTTVGNLPYRRLMRKLGADVTYSEMALAIPLIQGTNSEWALPKAHKSEVPGFGVQVACSKAWQAAKAAEALTDSVSDISEINLNSGCPIDLLYRQGSGSALLDNPARMIRCLNAMNYVSKDIPITVKIRTGTKEGHPIAEGLVKRLVNETDVAAITLHGRSRQQRYTKSADWEYVSQVADTLRSAEADFKETEQGKESRDSKKRIQFVGNGDVNNFEDWYRYLEGNTNIDSVMVARGALIKPWIFEEVDSQQYLDKTSTERLEILKDYAQFSMEHWGTDEYGISLCRRFFCEFMSFFHRYVPMGICERYPVKLNERPPNWCGRDDLETLMGSTDVNDWIKLSDMFFGKTDENFVFVPKHKSNSYTSGETRR, from the coding sequence ATGGAGCAAAATACAGAAAAACGTTCTATTGCGCAAGAAGGTGACTCAAGTGTGAAAAGACGAGACACTTCCTGGTCCAAGGGTATTGCTCATCTTAAATCCGAGTATATCGTGCCATTGAGCCAAGGTGCACCTCAACAAACCGCCGTTTATGATGAAGAGATGTCTTCCGACAGAATGGTAGGTGAGGCGTCAGGTAATAGCGGAACCAATAAGAAGAACAGAGGCGGGAGAGGTAAGAAACGCggtcaaaataaaaatagagaTAACAGACAGGTCAAGGAACAAAATGCCCTGTGCCCCCGTTTAATTCGCGGAGACGTCTCCAAATGCTCCTTTGGTGATAGCTGTAGATTTGTTCACGATATTAAACTGTATCTTTCCACCAAAAAACCTGAAATTGAAAGCGGCATGTTTCTTTCATGTCCGGTTTTCAGCTCATTAGGGTATTGTCCAATGGGATTTAAATGTAGATTTTTATCATCTCatttgaacaaagaagaaagtacCCTAATATCAACAAAGGAAGTCGATCCAGAAACGCAGACCATCTGGTCTGTCAAGGGAGAAACCAACCACATCTCGccagaaagaaaattggacctaataaaaagaagattccCTTTCACCAAAAGTAACGAAGTGTTGGAAATTATCGACTCCTTTCAGCAAGAGTGTAGAGATTCTATGAAGGCAGAGGAAGAAGGTGACTCGACACCAAAGGGAAAGGGAAAAGATCAAGAATTTGACAAAGAATCCGGCCAACCAGTCGCTCCTCAGGTGGAGCAGAGAATTAAAGAACTGTCAGAACATAGAATAAGACAACGTGAAGTGTATCTAAAATACAAGGACACTCGTTATTTTGcacaagaaaagaaaccaCTGGATTTACAtcgcaaaaaaattatatcCCCATTAACTACCGTGGGCAACTTACCATACCGCCGTCTAATGAGGAAGTTAGGTGCAGACGTAACATACTCAGAAATGGCCTTGGCCATTCCCTTGATTCAAGGTACCAATTCAGAATGGGCGTTACCCAAGGCTCATAAGTCAGAGGTGCCCGGATTTGGTGTTCAAGTGGCTTGCTCTAAGGCTTGGCAGGCAGCCAAAGCTGCGGAGGCACTTACAGATTCGGTCAGTGATATCAGCGAAATTAACTTGAACTCCGGCTGCCCCATTGATTTACTGTACAGACAAGGTTCTGGTAGCGCACTTCTTGACAACCCTGCAAGAATGATTCGTTGTTTAAACGCGATGAATTATGTATCAAAGGATATTCCTATTACAGTCAAGATCAGAACGGGTACAAAAGAAGGTCATCCTATTGCGGAAGGGTTGGTGAAGAGATTAGTTAACGAGACTGATGTGGCGGCAATCACTTTACACGGTAGATCTAGGCAACAAAGATACACTAAATCAGCGGACTGGGAATACGTAAGTCAAGTAGCTGACACATTAAGATCTGCAGAAGCGGATTTCAAGGAAACAGAGCAAGGTAAGGAATCTAGAGACtccaagaagagaattCAATTTGTCGGAAATGGTGATGtcaacaattttgaagactGGTACCGTTATCTGGAGGGAAATACAAATATTGACAGTGTCATGGTTGCCCGTGGTGCCCTGATCAAGCCATGGATTTTTGAAGAGGTCGACTCGCAACAATATTTGGACAAGACAAGTACTGAAAGATTAGAAATCCTGAAAGATTACGCACAATTCTCCATGGAACACTGGGGCACCGATGAATATGGGATTTCTCTATGCCGTAGATTCTTTTGTGAGTTTATGTCCTTCTTCCATAGGTATGTCCCCATGGGTATTTGTGAGAGATATCCTGTTAAGCTGAACGAGAGACCACCGAATTGGTGCGGAAGAGATGATCTTGAAACTTTAATGGGTAGCACCGATGTTAATGACTGGATCAAGTTGAGTGACATGTTCTTTGGCAAGACTGATGAAAACTTTGTGTTCGTGCCCAAGCACAAAAGTAACTCCTACACTAGCGGTGAGACTCGTAGAtag